In Pseudoliparis swirei isolate HS2019 ecotype Mariana Trench chromosome 22, NWPU_hadal_v1, whole genome shotgun sequence, the DNA window CACATTTAACTAATTTGATTTTAATGTGTCATTTAATATCCCTATGCAAGTAAAACACCATAAATAATGATCATGTATATAATACACAGCACCTTGTTAACAGTGGGTTTTTCTGTCTGTGGGATCCTGAGATTGATGGGTTCACCAGAGGTGCTGATTGGACAGGACGTTGGAGGAGGGAGTCTATGCACAGTACCTTTACCATTGATCATGTCTGTAGGCTGggaaaagaaagacaatttGAGTAAGGAATGAAGTTGAACAGAGATATACTCAAAATTATTTCAGGCCTTATGATGCCCGAAGATAATGACAGAATAGCATATGTGGGGCTAAGACATTCTTAATACTTTATGTACTGTACATACTCTGGTAAATACTTTCTTTAGAAGTTAATTTAACAATTCCAAagaaatttgtatttgtatattgCTTTGCCACAAGAGAGCACCCTTATGctggtcagacaggcagagaagcCCGAGTAAGAGCCCAATTTAACTGTTATCACAGACCATCAGCACTAGGCTGTCATACAAACATTATACCTGTTATAGATAATTATAACCACTCCTaatcaaagaaaaacagaaagcgtATTCATTAATATACAGATTTGTAAAAGAGAAAATGTGCTGCATTTTGAATAATTCCCTCAATTGAGTAGTATTCCTTAGTTGATTCAATGTCATAATCGTGCTTACCATAATACTTTTGGCCACAATAATAGATTCCCTTAATTGTAAAGCTAGAAAACACCACTCTAAAGAATGTTTTACATATCAAGTATAAATGTAACATTATACTTTACTTTGTGTACTTTAATGGTAAGTTATCCGACATAGCTGTATGGCctcacctcttcctccaccaTAATGTGTGGGGGGCTTGGGGAACCAGGCGGCACTCGAACAGAAGGATTGTTTCTCATCCAGGCACGGCAAATAGGATACAGTGGGGTGCTGGTGTTGAACTGAGCCAGATCCACACTGCGATCAAACAACTTAATGATGTAAGCGTCTAACGAGTGGAGAAAGACAGAAAATggaaagatgaagaaaagagaagactTTTTTAAATCAAGTTAAAGGCAAAATGAACACAATGGAAGCAAAAAGGACATTTTACTTCAATGCAATTTCTTCCCAAATTGTTTTCAAGACTTGCATTCAGTTTACtttgtttgtgttgattgctCTCTGGTATGGCCTCTTCCATCTCTTTACGCTTCTTCCTGCGGTGCTGTGGCAATCGAGCCGACGGTCTGGCAAAATCAAAACAAGAatggaaaccttttttttaaaaacgtgaCTGATTTTTATATCCATTAGACATATTGCAGAGATCCACTGCTCAGTTGAAAAACAGACACTTGCCTTTTTCCAGCAGATGATGGTGACAAATCCCTTGAGAAAGCaagtgaaatataaaatataaaaacaagctttaacactgtatattatacacaatattcatacatttcacAGCACCAGCTACAATATATCTTACAGTCTACAAAAGCTGGCAAATACATTTTAGATCCATACTTGTTTAAGGAGTCAGCTGATATTTTTTCAGTATCGCCCTCATTTTGTTCCCtgttaaaaaaagatacaaagatATCAGTCTGGTCTGATAGGAAAGTCATCAAAACGACAAGATGAGTTTTAAATGTAAACCTTACACCGACCTTTCCCTTTCAGTCTTGTCCAACAGTCCCTTTAACGCATCATCCAATCTGCTGCGTGCACCAGGCGTCTCGAGATCTACAAGTAATGAGGAAAGTAGTCAACTGGGTGCTTTACTGAAACTGGTATTCACGTTACTCGTAACAAAGAGTTAATATTAAATGCACACTGCATTACTAAATGTGAGTAATTAACGTTACTTACAAAACTCACCTAAACCGCTCGTTCAGAGCATTTAGGTTACTTCGCTGTGGGGTTACACTGTAGTGACGTCAACGTTACTCACCTGGCCTCTCCGTCTTGATCTTGACGTGGTGCATTATCTCCACCTTTTTGTAACTTCTATGTCACGTTAACTTTTATAATAACTAGTTTAGTCCAGGAGACCGATATGCAGCCTCTCAGTGTTGATACCAACTTGTAACCGATGCTGACAACACTACCGTACAGGACGTTAGCTCGCAGTGTTAGTAGGCCGGTGAGTTAGCGGTGGCCGTTTGGGGGACGttaaagctaacgttagttCACAAACATTTTATGTAGTATAGCGATTAGCTGACTAAAATGAACCCAGAgcaatttaagaaaaaaaatacatggaaataaactgaaaactggacgttttatttgtatattcctATCTGAAATGGCCGTTGCTAACTTAGCTTGTTTTTATCTGCCTTTGGAGACTTTCCTCTTCCGCGCGCTGCCGGTTTCCTATTCACTGATTGGTGATTTTGCTTCGAGGACAGTCTTCGTGATTGGGTAGCTTTTACGTCCGTCACATTATAATCGCTTCCTATTGGCTACAAACCTTGTGGTAAATAACGATCGACCAAAACAGGGACTCTTTCTTCTGGTTTCATCGATCACGTTATACTTCTCAAAACATAGCTTTTGCAGTTTTGCTTTTTTCAGTTACAGCGTCGGATTTATTGGATTAATAGCTCTTCTAATAGCCCCTGATGCATCTTAATGTGCTATGTTATGCACAAGGTGTGTCCTACTGGCGTTTGACTCCATGGTAACTTTCTTTTGTGCACATGCCAAGTCAACACTGAAGACCGGGGGATCTTCCTAGTTAACTGTTCGTTATGGGATGGGATGACTTGAGTGGCAGTCATCAAGCCATGCCGATCCAGCTGACGTTGTACTTTATTGTCAGAGACCTTCTTTGGTGCCAGGCATAAATCAGACAAACTGAAGCGCATCCCGTTGTTGGTGCTATGAGGAATAACCTGTGATGTTCTAAAGCTGGAATGAAATCCAGGTAAGATATTAAGAGTATATTTATAGTACTGTAACCGATCGTTCTGGGTTCGTGTGTGAGGTgcaattagatagatagatagatagatagatatatactttattaatccccaaggggaaatttgtcgtagcagtagcagcaccaataaaccaccaAATTACAACAACACATGAGACAGTCTGTTACATTACCCTAAACAATAGCTACTGGTGTTTAgaagagtttttatttattttattttattttttatacaccAATCCTGTGAATCTCTTCCAACTGAGCAGAGGGGCTAAGGGATACTACCAACCATCCTGTAGCAAGTCCAtatcaaagaaaaagaacaaaacagtATGTTGAAGTAAACTTTATACACTGCAAGACGTGTTtaatttgtgtgttgttttccaTCCAGTCAATCCAAACATGTatatcacattgttgttcttttACAGACTTCTAGTCCTGTACATTCAAACCCGCGATCCAGTTCACAATTACACACTCTGTGCCCAGAGACCCAACAACGTTTTGCTGCCACAGATGAACAGCCAGTTTTTGCAGAGTCCTGGCCGTCCACCGAATGTGGATCTTGTTCTTCCAGCACTACAACCTCATCTGACATGGAGACACCCAAACCCCAGTATGCGAGAGCAGGACAATCCACAGATTCCTTAGAGGTCGGAGTTCAGCAAGATTCAGTGCTGGCAAAGTATGTTTCAGTTTCAAAGTATCAACCATACCCTCAAATGTAGCTGTGCCTTTGCCCTAAGTGCCCAAGTAATCCTCTTAAACTTAGAATTGCACTGAGAAGACAAAACAATTGCGTGGTAACTGTGATGTGAAGACTGGAAAATATAGAAACTGATCGGTGGTTCATTACTATTTGAATCACTGCTTATAACCATCATTGACCTTTGCTCTCCCAGGTACATAGATCGCTTCCGCCATGGTCAACCGCAGAGTCGTGAGGAGCGCCAGCAGAGCCCTTCCGCCGATCGAGAGAAGCAGCATCCTTTTTGGTGGATGTCACCCTCATCTTTACCCTGCAGTTCAACGCCCACTAAAACAATAGACCAAGGTGCATTCTAACTTACTGTTTTTTTATGTAGGCGTTGTTAACTGTCACCACTCGCCACTTAATTTCAACGTGAAAAGACACCTTGCTGAAAAATCTATCCGTTGAATCTCTTCTTCTGCCCAGATGGTATCCAGCCTCTGAAAGATGACTATGGACTTGCCATTTTCAGTCCAGCTGGGCAGCATCAACATAACAGATTCCCTTCGCCATGCAGAGGATCCCTTAGTGTGAGTGTAAGTTTACTGGAATTGAGCCACAATATAGCCAATCAATGTCTTTCTCtactaaatataaataacttGTGCATTGTTTGCAGGAAACAAATTACCTATGAatgcatatttattcatttacaagta includes these proteins:
- the lin37 gene encoding protein lin-37 homolog; its protein translation is MHHVKIKTERPDLETPGARSRLDDALKGLLDKTEREREQNEGDTEKISADSLNKDLSPSSAGKRPSARLPQHRRKKRKEMEEAIPESNQHKQNAYIIKLFDRSVDLAQFNTSTPLYPICRAWMRNNPSVRVPPGSPSPPHIMVEEEPTDMINGKGTVHRLPPPTSCPISTSGEPINLRIPQTEKPTVNKLTDSLPVSGSFICDHMERWKKIRQKWKECSNKNQLRYSESIRVLKEMKELYDR